One window of the Chryseobacterium camelliae genome contains the following:
- a CDS encoding NADP-dependent malic enzyme, which translates to MSDKTNRDEKKFSQAALDYHKAEPKGKIEVIPSKPHSSQRDLSLAYSPGVAVPCMEIHHKPETVYDYTGKGNLVAVISNGTAVLGLGDIGAEASKPVMEGKGLLFKIFADINVFDIEIDEKDPDKFIEIVKGIAPTFGGINLEDIKAPEAFYIEQRLKEELDIPLMHDDQHGTAIISAAALINALQIANKNIDEVKMVVNGAGAAAVACTKLYIALGLKKENVLMCDSKGVINHKRENLTPEKLDFVAQTDIETLEDAVKGADVFVGLSKGNVMTPEMLMSMGENPIVFALANPDPEIAYDVALETRKDVIMATGRSDFPNQVNNVLGFPYIFRGALDVQARGINEAMKLAAVHAIANLAKEPVPEAVILAYNLQNLQFGREYFIPKPFDNRLITKVSSAVAKAAVESGIAGKTIEDFEEYENQLLDRMGRDEKLVRMMQNRAKSNPKRITLGNAEEYNVLKAAQILYEEGIAYPSLLGNKKYIKEQMERFGIELDVPIIDPSDDDQKENRKKYRETLWKLRQRKGMNEYKAKRFVRQRDYFGPLMLRHGDTDGLIVGFSKNYTSVLRPVLEVIEKDKGVDKIAAMMMILSEKKPIFFADTSINDNPTAEDLVNIAKMAEITVKTFAIEPRIAMLGFENFAAISETSKKVAKAVSILHEKFPKMIVDGEIQPDFAMNADHLSDYPFSKLGTTPANTFIFPNLESANLSYKIIRGMKVAQVIGPILMGLKQPVHVLQMRSSVDEIVNLATVAVLDAQRREKKENGK; encoded by the coding sequence ATGTCAGACAAAACCAACCGCGACGAGAAAAAATTCAGTCAGGCCGCGTTAGATTACCATAAAGCAGAACCCAAAGGAAAAATAGAGGTGATTCCTTCAAAGCCCCATTCTTCCCAGAGGGACCTGTCATTAGCCTATTCTCCGGGTGTAGCCGTGCCGTGTATGGAAATTCACCACAAGCCTGAAACCGTATATGATTATACCGGAAAAGGAAACCTGGTAGCCGTTATTTCCAATGGTACTGCAGTTCTTGGCCTTGGCGATATCGGGGCAGAAGCTTCAAAGCCGGTCATGGAAGGAAAAGGGCTTTTATTTAAAATTTTTGCTGATATCAATGTCTTCGATATTGAAATCGATGAAAAAGATCCGGATAAGTTTATTGAAATTGTAAAGGGAATTGCGCCTACCTTCGGGGGAATCAACTTGGAAGATATCAAAGCTCCGGAAGCTTTTTACATCGAGCAGAGGCTTAAAGAAGAGCTGGATATTCCGTTGATGCACGATGACCAGCATGGAACCGCCATTATTTCAGCAGCAGCATTGATCAATGCATTGCAGATTGCCAATAAGAATATTGATGAGGTAAAGATGGTGGTAAACGGTGCGGGAGCGGCTGCAGTTGCGTGTACCAAATTGTATATTGCACTTGGGCTTAAGAAAGAAAATGTGCTGATGTGCGACAGTAAAGGAGTAATCAACCATAAAAGGGAAAACCTTACCCCTGAAAAGCTGGATTTCGTTGCACAGACCGATATAGAAACATTAGAGGATGCTGTAAAGGGTGCCGATGTTTTCGTAGGATTATCCAAAGGGAACGTCATGACGCCGGAAATGCTCATGAGCATGGGTGAGAACCCTATTGTGTTTGCCCTGGCCAATCCGGATCCGGAAATTGCTTATGATGTCGCGCTGGAAACCCGTAAGGATGTGATCATGGCTACCGGAAGAAGTGATTTTCCTAACCAGGTGAACAATGTTCTCGGTTTCCCGTATATTTTCCGTGGAGCCCTTGATGTTCAGGCAAGAGGAATCAACGAAGCCATGAAACTGGCAGCTGTACATGCCATAGCCAACCTGGCAAAAGAGCCGGTGCCTGAAGCGGTGATTCTTGCTTACAACCTTCAGAATTTACAGTTCGGCAGGGAATATTTCATTCCTAAGCCGTTTGATAACCGGCTTATTACCAAAGTATCCAGTGCTGTAGCCAAAGCAGCAGTGGAGAGCGGAATTGCCGGGAAGACCATAGAAGATTTCGAAGAATATGAAAACCAGTTGCTCGACCGTATGGGAAGGGATGAAAAACTGGTAAGGATGATGCAGAACCGTGCGAAATCCAATCCGAAAAGAATTACTTTGGGAAATGCCGAAGAATATAATGTGCTGAAAGCGGCTCAGATCCTGTATGAAGAAGGCATTGCCTATCCCAGCCTTTTAGGAAATAAGAAATACATCAAAGAACAGATGGAGCGTTTCGGGATTGAACTGGATGTCCCGATTATTGATCCGAGCGATGACGACCAGAAGGAAAACAGGAAGAAGTACAGGGAGACCCTCTGGAAACTGCGTCAGCGTAAAGGCATGAACGAATACAAAGCCAAAAGGTTTGTGCGCCAGAGAGACTACTTCGGTCCATTGATGCTGAGGCATGGAGATACGGATGGATTGATCGTAGGATTCTCCAAAAATTATACTTCTGTCCTGCGTCCTGTCCTGGAGGTTATTGAGAAAGATAAAGGTGTAGATAAAATTGCTGCCATGATGATGATCCTGTCTGAGAAGAAACCTATCTTCTTTGCAGATACCTCCATTAATGACAATCCTACGGCTGAAGACCTTGTCAATATTGCTAAAATGGCGGAAATTACCGTAAAGACATTTGCTATTGAGCCGAGAATTGCCATGTTAGGATTTGAAAACTTTGCGGCTATTTCAGAAACTTCTAAAAAGGTAGCTAAAGCCGTAAGCATCCTGCATGAAAAATTCCCTAAAATGATTGTGGACGGGGAAATCCAGCCGGATTTTGCCATGAATGCAGACCATTTAAGCGATTACCCGTTCTCTAAACTGGGAACAACGCCTGCCAATACATTCATTTTCCCTAACCTGGAAAGTGCAAACCTTTCCTATAAAATTATCAGGGGAATGAAAGTGGCACAGGTAATCGGCCCGATCCTGATGGGATTAAAGCAGCCGGTGCACGTCCTGCAGATGCGTTCCAGTGTAGATGAAATCGTAAATCTGGCTACCGTTGCCGTACTGGACGCCCAGCGCAGGGAAAAGAAAGAGAATGGGAAATAA
- a CDS encoding GtrA family protein, whose protein sequence is MREILLRQKQILFFIIAGGLSAVVEIGSFKIFSTSLPHFFLRETNFHGIHYPLSNIFSTSCGIITNYFLSIWFVFERGKHSKKKEFAYFMAVSLMSTLISLGFFQVFYSFVFKDNINLGFYTLSPEMISKVSAIILVSVLNYSVKKKVIFNG, encoded by the coding sequence ATGAGAGAAATACTATTACGGCAGAAACAGATATTGTTCTTTATCATCGCAGGAGGCCTCAGTGCCGTTGTAGAGATCGGAAGTTTTAAAATTTTCAGTACTTCTCTTCCGCATTTTTTTCTCAGGGAAACCAACTTTCACGGAATCCACTATCCCTTAAGCAATATTTTTTCTACCAGCTGCGGGATTATTACGAATTATTTCCTCAGCATCTGGTTTGTATTTGAACGTGGAAAGCACTCCAAAAAAAAGGAGTTTGCCTACTTCATGGCCGTATCACTGATGTCTACTCTGATAAGCTTAGGGTTTTTCCAGGTTTTTTACAGCTTTGTATTCAAGGATAACATCAATCTTGGTTTTTACACGTTAAGCCCTGAGATGATCAGTAAGGTTTCTGCGATCATCCTGGTTTCCGTCCTTAATTATTCGGTTAAAAAGAAAGTAATTTTTAATGGCTAA
- a CDS encoding BadF/BadG/BcrA/BcrD ATPase family protein: MVAIVDGGSTKCDWVILDDFKKVFLKTETIGFNPNNIAAELIVPEIENNINLVTVRNSITRIFFYGSGCGIAENCSIIERELGKFFTKAEIMATEDLKAAAYAAYNGKPAIACILGTGSNSCYFDGKDIKVKLPSLGFLMGDEGSGSSIGKQLVRRFFMQKLPQDLHAEFEETYHLTIDEALKNMYHTSRPNAYLANFNKFVAERKDHPYFQKMIFDEMMNFFDYQVLPYEESKFAEINFIGSIAYYYENILRSAAAELHLNVGHVVQKPIESLVNYHIKYIL; this comes from the coding sequence ATGGTTGCTATTGTAGATGGCGGATCTACCAAATGCGATTGGGTGATTCTGGATGATTTCAAAAAAGTGTTTCTGAAAACAGAAACCATTGGCTTCAACCCCAATAATATTGCAGCCGAGCTTATCGTACCGGAGATTGAGAACAATATCAACCTTGTTACCGTACGAAACTCCATAACCAGGATTTTCTTCTATGGCTCAGGCTGTGGAATAGCCGAAAACTGTTCCATTATAGAACGGGAGCTTGGGAAGTTCTTTACCAAAGCGGAGATCATGGCCACTGAAGACCTTAAAGCTGCAGCATATGCTGCTTACAACGGAAAGCCTGCCATTGCCTGTATCCTGGGTACCGGATCCAATTCATGTTACTTCGACGGGAAGGATATTAAAGTGAAACTTCCGTCACTGGGATTTCTTATGGGTGATGAGGGCAGCGGAAGCTCAATCGGGAAACAGCTGGTGAGAAGATTTTTCATGCAGAAGCTTCCTCAGGATCTCCATGCTGAATTTGAGGAAACCTACCATCTTACCATAGACGAAGCCCTGAAAAATATGTACCATACCTCCAGGCCTAATGCCTATTTAGCCAATTTCAACAAGTTTGTGGCGGAGCGGAAAGATCACCCGTACTTTCAGAAAATGATTTTTGATGAAATGATGAACTTTTTCGATTACCAGGTCCTTCCTTACGAAGAGTCAAAATTTGCGGAAATCAATTTCATCGGGTCCATTGCCTATTATTACGAAAATATTTTACGTTCTGCTGCGGCAGAACTTCACCTGAATGTGGGACATGTTGTACAGAAGCCGATTGAGAGCTTAGTCAACTACCATATCAAATATATACTTTAA
- the ruvA gene encoding Holliday junction branch migration protein RuvA, giving the protein MIFSLQGVVQELTPTYAVINVQGVGYYIGISLMTSQTLTLRQEAFLYTQQIIREDAHLLFGFNTRSEKEMFNLLISVNGVGAVSALILLSTLSLEEIASAILSSNSALIQKAKGIGAKTAERIIVDLKDKVQKFSNPEENISTLANNKVKEESLSALEVLGIPKRMSEKIADRIIKQNPDVSVEELVKQILKNI; this is encoded by the coding sequence ATGATATTTTCTTTACAAGGCGTAGTTCAGGAACTTACGCCAACCTACGCCGTCATCAATGTGCAGGGAGTCGGCTATTATATCGGCATCAGCCTGATGACTTCACAGACTCTGACGCTTCGTCAGGAAGCTTTTCTATATACCCAGCAGATCATCCGGGAAGATGCGCACCTGCTTTTCGGTTTTAACACCCGTTCAGAAAAAGAGATGTTCAATCTGTTAATAAGCGTTAACGGAGTAGGGGCGGTCTCTGCTCTTATTTTATTGTCTACGCTCAGCCTGGAAGAAATTGCTTCGGCCATTCTTTCCTCCAACAGTGCACTGATCCAGAAAGCAAAGGGCATCGGGGCTAAAACTGCCGAGAGGATCATCGTGGATTTAAAGGATAAAGTCCAAAAATTCAGCAATCCCGAGGAAAATATTTCTACCCTCGCAAATAATAAAGTGAAGGAAGAATCGTTATCTGCATTAGAAGTTTTGGGAATCCCGAAACGGATGAGCGAGAAAATTGCAGACCGTATTATCAAACAAAATCCAGATGTTTCCGTAGAAGAACTGGTAAAACAAATTTTAAAAAATATTTAA
- a CDS encoding lysophospholipid acyltransferase family protein, with product MAKPVSKILNYLWRGWLCLIAFVFTILFGIPVYILSFNKKHYRYAYRFVRYWSYCMFFGMGLRYELTKLSPQKLDKNQQYVFISNHTSIMDIMLMCILCPDHPICFVGKQELVKIPIFGTIYKRICVMVDRQSARSRADVYRRCAEKMEEGNSIVIFPEGGVPDDTSIMLDEFKDGAFILSSKHNSPIVVFTFIGLKEMFPFKASEGYPGKVKVYFNGIIEPTLSSKELKMSSFETIKKTLLERCINNK from the coding sequence ATGGCTAAACCTGTGAGCAAGATTCTGAATTACCTTTGGAGAGGATGGCTTTGCCTGATTGCATTTGTTTTTACGATCCTGTTCGGGATACCGGTTTATATATTATCCTTTAATAAAAAGCATTACCGTTACGCCTACCGTTTTGTACGATACTGGAGCTACTGCATGTTCTTCGGGATGGGGCTGCGGTATGAACTGACGAAGCTGTCCCCGCAGAAGCTGGATAAAAACCAGCAGTATGTCTTTATCTCCAACCATACTTCCATTATGGATATCATGCTGATGTGCATCCTCTGCCCGGATCATCCGATATGCTTCGTTGGAAAACAGGAGCTGGTGAAAATTCCTATTTTCGGAACCATATATAAAAGGATCTGCGTGATGGTTGACCGTCAAAGTGCCCGGAGCCGTGCGGATGTCTACAGGAGGTGTGCTGAAAAAATGGAAGAAGGCAACAGCATTGTGATTTTTCCTGAAGGAGGTGTTCCGGATGACACGTCCATTATGCTCGATGAATTCAAAGACGGAGCTTTTATCCTTTCTTCGAAACACAACTCGCCTATCGTAGTCTTTACCTTTATAGGATTAAAGGAAATGTTTCCGTTTAAAGCCTCAGAAGGCTATCCCGGTAAGGTAAAAGTCTATTTTAACGGAATCATTGAGCCTACCTTATCATCAAAAGAGCTAAAAATGTCTTCTTTTGAGACAATAAAAAAAACTCTTCTGGAACGTTGTATTAACAATAAAT